In a single window of the Pseudogemmatithrix spongiicola genome:
- a CDS encoding transferase hexapeptide repeat family protein: MSIYAFDGFIPVVHESAFVHPKASVTGNVIIGKDVYIGPGAAIRGDWGGIVIEDGCNVQENCTVHMFPGVTVVLEAGAHIGHGAVVHGARIGANALIGMNAVIMDNATVGTGSIVGALCFVPTEMQIPPRSVVVGNPAKIVKEVSDDMLAWKGEGTALYQQLPAQMRASWREVEPLREVPQDRPAQSNALKTWKQTKESR, translated from the coding sequence GTGAGCATCTACGCCTTCGACGGTTTCATTCCGGTGGTGCATGAGAGCGCCTTCGTGCATCCCAAGGCGTCGGTCACGGGCAACGTGATCATCGGCAAGGACGTGTACATCGGCCCGGGCGCGGCGATCCGCGGTGACTGGGGCGGCATCGTGATCGAAGACGGCTGCAACGTGCAGGAGAACTGCACGGTGCACATGTTCCCCGGCGTGACGGTGGTGCTGGAAGCCGGCGCGCACATCGGGCACGGGGCGGTGGTGCACGGGGCGCGCATCGGCGCGAACGCCCTGATCGGCATGAACGCCGTGATCATGGACAACGCGACGGTCGGCACGGGAAGCATCGTGGGGGCGCTGTGCTTCGTGCCGACCGAGATGCAGATCCCGCCGCGCAGCGTGGTGGTGGGGAATCCGGCGAAGATCGTGAAGGAGGTCAGCGACGACATGCTCGCGTGGAAGGGCGAGGGCACGGCGCTGTACCAGCAGCTCCCCGCGCAGATGCGCGCGAGCTGGCGGGAAGTCGAGCCGCTGCGCGAGGTCCCGCAGGACCGGCCCGCGCAGTCGAACGCACTCAAGACCTGGAAGCAGACCAAGGAATCGCGATGA